A region from the Sphingopyxis lindanitolerans genome encodes:
- a CDS encoding 2'-5' RNA ligase family protein, with product MRARSPLYVMAKPPPEVQAQIAALPRNDPGRGPHLLHVTLISLYDLHHAPPAWLPATIAALDSFVAAPFPLAFDRIENRKAVTLRTREPLAEARAFQKALVNHLLREKAPIMDGTTPEPHITINYRGDRLGTQILGKTMPPIGWTVDEIILTESVVGQTTHVDHGRWRLRAA from the coding sequence ATGCGCGCCCGAAGCCCCCTCTACGTCATGGCCAAGCCGCCGCCGGAGGTGCAGGCGCAGATTGCCGCGCTGCCGCGCAACGATCCCGGACGCGGCCCCCACCTCCTCCATGTCACGCTCATCTCGCTCTACGACCTCCACCATGCGCCGCCCGCGTGGCTGCCCGCGACCATCGCCGCGCTGGACAGCTTCGTCGCGGCGCCCTTTCCGCTCGCCTTCGACCGGATCGAGAACCGCAAGGCGGTGACGCTGCGCACGCGCGAGCCGCTAGCCGAGGCGCGGGCGTTCCAGAAGGCGCTGGTGAACCATCTGCTGCGTGAGAAGGCGCCGATCATGGACGGCACCACCCCCGAACCGCACATCACGATCAACTATCGCGGCGACCGCCTGGGCACTCAGATTCTGGGCAAGACAATGCCGCCGATCGGCTGGACGGTCGACGAGATCATCCTGACGGAAAGCGTCGTCGGCCAGACCACCCATGTCGACCACGGCCGCTGGCGGCTCCGCGCCGCCTGA
- a CDS encoding glycine zipper 2TM domain-containing protein, with product MSMNTLMILPLAAATALAAGCASNGLYGGVGAGAGRYDDGGYGYYDQGYYAQNGHYDYDRPDPRQGGYYADQYYRNDRRYKERRLSNSDRVYRGRDNKYYCRRNDGSTGLIVGGIAGGVIGNVIAPGKSETLGTILGAVGGAVAGRAIERSGNNKNDVRCR from the coding sequence ATGTCGATGAACACGCTGATGATCCTGCCCCTTGCCGCCGCAACCGCGCTCGCGGCCGGCTGCGCCTCGAACGGCCTTTATGGCGGTGTCGGTGCGGGCGCCGGGCGCTATGACGATGGCGGCTATGGCTATTATGATCAGGGCTATTACGCCCAGAACGGCCATTATGATTATGACCGCCCCGACCCGCGCCAGGGCGGCTATTATGCCGATCAATATTACCGCAACGACCGCCGGTACAAGGAACGCCGCCTGTCGAACAGCGACCGCGTCTATCGCGGCCGCGACAATAAATATTATTGCCGCCGCAACGACGGATCGACCGGGCTGATCGTCGGCGGCATCGCCGGCGGCGTGATCGGCAATGTCATCGCCCCCGGCAAATCGGAGACGCTGGGCACCATCCTCGGCGCGGTCGGCGGCGCGGTCGCCGGACGCGCGATCGAACGCAGCGGCAACAACAAGAACGACGTGCGCTGCCGCTGA
- a CDS encoding DUF1801 domain-containing protein, whose protein sequence is MADDDPAALIDAKIASLGDWRGATLATLRALIREADPTIEEAVKWRKPTNPAGVPTWERAGVICTGETYRDKVKLTFARGAAVDDPTRLFNASLDGHVRRAIDLFEGDAVDAAAFKALVRGAVAANLAKPARGGT, encoded by the coding sequence ATGGCGGACGACGATCCTGCGGCGCTGATCGATGCCAAGATCGCGTCGCTCGGCGACTGGCGCGGGGCGACGCTGGCGACGCTGCGCGCGCTGATCCGCGAGGCCGATCCAACGATCGAGGAGGCGGTCAAATGGCGCAAGCCGACCAATCCCGCGGGGGTGCCGACATGGGAGCGCGCGGGGGTGATCTGCACCGGCGAAACCTATCGCGACAAGGTCAAGCTGACCTTTGCCAGGGGCGCGGCGGTCGATGATCCGACGCGGCTTTTCAATGCGAGCCTCGACGGTCATGTCCGGCGCGCGATCGACCTGTTCGAGGGCGATGCGGTCGACGCCGCGGCGTTCAAGGCGCTGGTGCGCGGCGCGGTTGCGGCGAATCTGGCGAAACCCGCGCGCGGCGGGACATAA
- a CDS encoding DUF1801 domain-containing protein: MAKDMPAKGKAPVLLSGGNPQIAKGDGDAPVQAYIAAMPGWKSAVWARLDALIERTVPGVRKAVKWNSPLYGAPAALPNHWFLSVHCYDRYIKVAFFDGQRLDPVPPVSSKSGSTRYVHIHEADAVDEAAFADWVHQACALPGEKM; encoded by the coding sequence ATGGCAAAGGACATGCCCGCAAAGGGAAAAGCGCCCGTCCTGCTGTCGGGCGGCAATCCGCAGATCGCAAAGGGCGACGGCGACGCGCCGGTGCAGGCCTATATCGCCGCGATGCCGGGGTGGAAGTCGGCCGTCTGGGCGCGGCTCGATGCGCTGATCGAGCGGACGGTGCCGGGGGTGCGCAAGGCGGTGAAGTGGAATTCGCCCCTCTATGGCGCGCCCGCTGCCCTGCCGAACCATTGGTTCCTCAGCGTCCATTGCTATGATCGCTATATCAAGGTCGCCTTTTTCGACGGCCAGCGGCTCGACCCGGTGCCCCCGGTTTCGTCGAAGAGCGGAAGCACGCGCTATGTCCATATCCATGAGGCCGATGCGGTCGACGAAGCCGCATTCGCCGACTGGGTGCACCAGGCGTGCGCGCTGCCCGGCGAGAAGATGTGA
- a CDS encoding 2'-5' RNA ligase family protein, with amino-acid sequence MVPLFRYFLGFQVAADRAGWLARQLPPVAGDLFAGLKPQLYHLTLCTIAETAAPHPFLRQRVAKALETGLPAASPIPFGRIVARDEGAELVTAGGGGGVRQLYEAIVALLAPHDIAPMHRKAGLRPHITLGYGECDFPAAPLAWTWIPRELALIESHVGHRRHRVLQSWTLAPPAQAMFDFMADELPPPLRRAA; translated from the coding sequence ATGGTGCCTCTGTTCCGCTATTTTCTGGGCTTTCAGGTCGCCGCCGACCGCGCCGGCTGGCTGGCGCGCCAATTGCCGCCGGTCGCGGGCGATCTGTTCGCGGGGCTGAAGCCGCAGCTTTATCATCTGACGCTGTGCACGATTGCCGAGACGGCGGCGCCGCATCCCTTCCTGCGCCAGCGGGTGGCAAAGGCGCTCGAAACCGGCCTGCCCGCGGCGAGCCCGATTCCCTTCGGCCGGATCGTCGCCCGCGATGAGGGCGCCGAGCTCGTCACCGCGGGCGGCGGCGGCGGGGTCCGCCAGCTTTACGAAGCGATTGTCGCTTTGCTCGCGCCGCATGATATCGCGCCCATGCACCGCAAGGCGGGCCTCCGCCCGCACATCACGCTCGGCTATGGCGAATGCGATTTCCCCGCCGCGCCGCTCGCCTGGACCTGGATTCCGCGCGAGCTGGCGTTGATCGAAAGCCATGTCGGCCATCGTCGGCACCGCGTGCTGCAAAGCTGGACGCTCGCGCCGCCGGCGCAGGCGATGTTCGACTTCATGGCCGACGAATTGCCTCCGCCGCTGCGCCGGGCTGCTTAA
- a CDS encoding OsmC family protein: MTVNRASARYEGFGKDGKGSITTKSGVLDAQPYGFGTRFEGQPGTNPEELIAAAHAACFTMALSFGLARAGYSGDTLETSAAVTLESQDGGFTITRSALTLTGKVPGISADEFAAIAGEAEKTCPVSKLLNCEIILEHKLES; the protein is encoded by the coding sequence ATGACCGTCAATCGCGCCTCCGCCCGCTATGAAGGTTTCGGCAAGGACGGCAAAGGGTCGATCACGACCAAGTCGGGGGTGCTCGACGCCCAGCCCTATGGCTTCGGCACCCGTTTCGAGGGGCAGCCCGGAACCAACCCCGAGGAGTTGATCGCCGCGGCGCACGCCGCCTGTTTCACCATGGCGCTGTCCTTCGGCCTCGCGCGTGCGGGCTATTCGGGCGACACGCTGGAGACGAGCGCGGCGGTGACGCTCGAGTCGCAGGACGGCGGCTTCACGATCACCCGGTCGGCGCTGACGCTGACCGGCAAGGTGCCGGGCATATCGGCGGACGAATTCGCCGCGATCGCCGGCGAGGCCGAAAAGACTTGTCCGGTGTCGAAGCTGCTGAACTGCGAGATCATACTCGAGCATAAGCTCGAAAGTTAA
- a CDS encoding YaiI/YqxD family protein: MSAPVVLVDADACPVKDEIYRVAWRHEVPVKIVSNSRLRVPDHALVERIVVSDGFDAADDWIAEAATARSIVITADILLADRALKAGATVLAPTGKPFTPASIGPAIATRAIMADLRAGMGDGMGGPPPFSKAERSQFLQALDTAIVRLKRGA; the protein is encoded by the coding sequence ATGAGCGCGCCGGTCGTCCTCGTCGATGCCGACGCCTGCCCCGTGAAGGACGAGATTTATCGCGTCGCGTGGCGGCACGAGGTGCCGGTGAAAATCGTCAGCAACAGCCGGCTGCGCGTGCCCGACCATGCGTTGGTCGAACGGATCGTCGTGTCGGACGGTTTCGACGCCGCCGACGACTGGATCGCCGAGGCGGCGACTGCCCGGAGCATCGTGATCACCGCCGACATATTGCTCGCCGACCGCGCGCTGAAGGCAGGGGCGACGGTGCTCGCGCCGACCGGCAAGCCCTTCACCCCGGCCTCGATCGGCCCCGCGATCGCGACGCGCGCGATCATGGCCGACCTGCGTGCCGGCATGGGGGACGGGATGGGCGGGCCGCCGCCTTTCTCGAAAGCCGAGCGCTCGCAATTCCTGCAAGCGCTCGATACCGCGATCGTCCGGCTGAAGCGCGGGGCATGA
- a CDS encoding sulfite exporter TauE/SafE family protein, producing the protein MTILADPLTLVVLVVAVILLGMAKGGLAGVGSLATPLAALVLPPATAAALLLPILIVQDVISVWSFRHTWDGWIVGWMLPGAAIGVAAGWYYAERVDEAQLMAALGAITLAFGLYRLWVERGGRVAAASRSPGWVGTIFGGVMGFTSQIAHAGGPPFQMWVTPRRLPHLSFIGTSAILFAIVNWMKVPAYLALGAFPHEVVVAALLLMPLAIVATLVTVRWLKRMDPARFYVIVYALMVLLGAKLLWDGVRG; encoded by the coding sequence GTGACTATCCTGGCCGATCCGCTGACTTTGGTCGTGCTGGTCGTCGCGGTGATCCTGCTCGGGATGGCGAAGGGCGGGCTTGCCGGGGTCGGCTCGCTGGCGACGCCGCTCGCCGCGCTGGTGCTGCCGCCCGCGACCGCGGCGGCGCTGCTGCTGCCGATCCTGATCGTGCAGGACGTGATCAGCGTCTGGTCGTTTCGCCACACATGGGATGGCTGGATCGTCGGCTGGATGCTCCCCGGCGCCGCGATCGGCGTCGCGGCGGGCTGGTATTATGCCGAGCGGGTGGACGAAGCGCAGTTGATGGCGGCGCTCGGCGCGATCACGCTGGCGTTCGGCCTCTATCGCTTGTGGGTCGAGCGCGGCGGGCGCGTTGCCGCCGCCTCGCGCTCGCCGGGCTGGGTCGGCACGATCTTTGGCGGGGTCATGGGTTTCACCAGCCAGATCGCGCACGCCGGCGGGCCGCCGTTCCAGATGTGGGTGACGCCGCGCAGGCTGCCGCATCTGAGCTTCATCGGGACGAGCGCGATCCTGTTCGCCATCGTCAACTGGATGAAGGTGCCCGCCTATCTCGCGCTCGGCGCCTTTCCGCACGAGGTGGTGGTCGCGGCGCTGCTGCTGATGCCGCTCGCGATCGTCGCGACGCTGGTCACGGTGCGCTGGCTCAAGCGGATGGACCCGGCGCGTTTTTACGTCATCGTCTATGCGCTGATGGTCCTGCTCGGCGCCAAGCTTTTGTGGGACGGGGTGCGCGGATGA
- the ung gene encoding uracil-DNA glycosylase: MAEVQLHPDWLARIGGEFEQPYMAQLKAFLAGERAKGKAIYPRPRDWFAALDATPPQDVRVVILGQDPYHGPGQAHGLCFSVQPGVRTPPSLVNIYKEMQADLGIPRASHGYLKHWAEQGVLLLNNCLTVEAGQAASHQGKGWERFTDAAVATIAADPAPKVFILWGSHAQRKAANVPGLGPESPHLILRAPHPSPLSAHNGFFGSKPFSQANAFLDAHGRGTIDWQLPDNPAPATA; this comes from the coding sequence ATGGCCGAGGTCCAATTGCATCCCGACTGGCTTGCCCGCATCGGCGGCGAGTTCGAGCAGCCCTATATGGCGCAGCTCAAGGCGTTTCTGGCGGGCGAGCGCGCGAAGGGGAAGGCGATCTATCCGCGCCCGCGCGACTGGTTCGCCGCGCTCGACGCGACCCCGCCGCAGGATGTGCGCGTCGTGATCCTGGGGCAGGATCCGTATCACGGGCCGGGGCAGGCGCACGGGCTGTGCTTTTCGGTGCAGCCGGGGGTGCGGACGCCGCCGAGCCTCGTCAACATCTATAAGGAAATGCAGGCCGACCTCGGCATTCCGCGCGCCTCGCACGGCTATTTGAAGCATTGGGCCGAACAGGGCGTGCTCCTCCTCAACAATTGCCTGACCGTCGAGGCGGGACAGGCGGCGTCGCACCAGGGCAAGGGGTGGGAGCGTTTCACCGACGCCGCGGTCGCCACGATCGCCGCCGACCCGGCGCCGAAAGTCTTCATCCTGTGGGGCAGCCATGCGCAGCGCAAGGCGGCGAATGTGCCGGGGCTGGGGCCGGAGAGCCCGCACCTGATCCTGCGCGCGCCGCACCCGTCGCCGCTGTCGGCGCATAACGGCTTTTTCGGGTCGAAACCGTTCAGCCAGGCGAACGCCTTTCTGGACGCGCACGGGCGCGGGACGATCGACTGGCAGCTTCCCGACAACCCGGCGCCCGCGACCGCATGA